In the genome of Telluria beijingensis, one region contains:
- a CDS encoding sterol desaturase family protein, with protein MLANALIVLATIAFMEVFSIVAHKYVMHGFGWGWHRSHHEPRTGWFEKNDLYAVVFAGVAIALIWYGTRGYHPLEWIGAGMTAYGALYFIAHDGLVHQRWPFRYVPRSGYLKRLYQAHRMHHAVEGKEGTVSFGFLYAPPIATLKRQLQERHGQVRRPRGQDAATDRSAAPSLPDQG; from the coding sequence ATGCTTGCCAATGCCCTCATCGTCCTTGCCACCATCGCGTTCATGGAAGTGTTTTCCATCGTCGCGCACAAGTACGTGATGCACGGCTTCGGCTGGGGCTGGCACCGCTCGCACCACGAGCCGCGCACCGGCTGGTTCGAGAAGAACGACCTGTACGCCGTGGTGTTCGCCGGGGTCGCCATCGCCCTGATCTGGTACGGCACCCGCGGCTATCACCCGCTCGAATGGATCGGCGCCGGCATGACCGCCTATGGCGCGCTTTATTTCATCGCCCACGACGGCCTGGTGCACCAGCGCTGGCCGTTCCGCTATGTGCCGCGCAGCGGTTACCTCAAGCGCCTGTACCAGGCCCACCGCATGCACCATGCGGTGGAGGGCAAGGAGGGCACCGTCTCCTTCGGCTTCCTGTACGCGCCGCCGATCGCGACGCTCAAGCGTCAATTGCAGGAGCGGCATGGCCAGGTGCGCCGCCCGCGCGGCCAGGACGCAGCCACAGACCGCTCCGCCGCGCCGTCGCTGCCCGACCAGGGCTAG
- a CDS encoding alternative oxidase: MKALDRTKPVEDHRAARNVSDHVALGLTLMLRFFADTFFAKRYGNRAIVLETVAAVPGMVGGMLVHLRCLRWMVEDQGWIRTLLDEAENERMHLMTFVQIARPNWFERLVILMVQALFFIAFFVLYLTSPRTAHRLVGYFEEQAVVSYTLYLAEIDAGRVDNVAAPEIAIAYWNLPANARLRDVVLAVRQDEMGHRDVNHEFADALTPVEARQEA; encoded by the coding sequence ATGAAAGCGCTCGATAGAACCAAGCCCGTGGAAGACCACCGTGCTGCCCGCAATGTTTCCGACCACGTCGCGTTGGGGCTGACGCTGATGCTCCGCTTTTTCGCGGACACGTTTTTTGCCAAACGTTACGGTAACCGGGCGATCGTCCTGGAAACCGTGGCGGCCGTGCCAGGCATGGTGGGCGGCATGCTGGTCCACCTGCGTTGCCTGCGCTGGATGGTCGAGGACCAGGGCTGGATCCGCACGCTGCTCGACGAAGCGGAGAACGAGCGCATGCACCTGATGACCTTCGTGCAGATCGCCAGGCCAAACTGGTTCGAGCGCCTGGTGATCCTGATGGTGCAGGCGCTGTTCTTCATCGCCTTCTTCGTGCTGTACCTGACGTCGCCACGCACCGCGCACCGCCTGGTCGGGTATTTCGAAGAGCAGGCCGTCGTCAGCTACACCCTGTACCTGGCGGAGATCGATGCGGGACGCGTGGACAACGTCGCGGCGCCCGAGATCGCGATCGCGTACTGGAACCTGCCTGCCAATGCCCGCCTGCGCGACGTGGTGTTGGCGGTGCGCCAGGACGAGATGGGCCATCGGGATGTCAACCACGAGTTTGCCGACGCCCTGACCCCGGTGGAGGCCCGCCAAGAGGCATGA
- a CDS encoding DUF2141 domain-containing protein: MQSMYRTLGPALLLAASICAPGLASAASIEVRVQGVTSPAKGTVRVAICDKATFLKDCPYSASAPAQEGETVVTVNDVPPGSWAVLAFQDLNDNGKLDRNALGIPKENYAFSRDARGRFGPPGFEDAAFVLRDEKAVSYIKLR, encoded by the coding sequence ATGCAGTCGATGTATCGTACCCTGGGCCCCGCCCTCCTCCTGGCGGCAAGCATCTGCGCACCCGGCCTGGCCTCGGCCGCCTCGATCGAAGTCCGGGTCCAGGGCGTCACGAGTCCTGCCAAGGGCACGGTGCGGGTCGCCATCTGCGACAAGGCGACCTTCCTGAAGGATTGCCCTTATTCCGCCTCCGCGCCCGCCCAGGAGGGCGAAACCGTCGTCACCGTGAACGACGTGCCGCCTGGCTCGTGGGCCGTGCTGGCGTTCCAGGACCTGAACGATAATGGAAAGCTCGACCGCAATGCGCTGGGCATCCCGAAGGAGAACTACGCCTTCAGCCGCGACGCGCGCGGCCGCTTCGGCCCGCCGGGCTTCGAGGATGCGGCCTTCGTGTTGCGCGATGAAAAGGCGGTCAGCTATATCAAATTGCGCTGA
- a CDS encoding glycosyltransferase — protein MAHFAVVAPALYSHVNTLSVLARELVARGHRVTFVHRPDAAAFVKDARIGFHAVGLDSHPAGSLPAMLARVANPGSPLGLRRVILDMAASTTMLCRELPAALQALGVDYVLADQMEAAGGLVAESLGMPFVSVACALPVNREPGIPLPVMPFVYEDSERAFKIVEGSTRVYDWMMAPHGRAIAAEAQRLGLSPRDKLHECLSPLVQVGQIVPGFDFPRRQLEPHFHHVGPLHAGAAAPAHTAQELAALLPPAGDGRPFVYASLGTLVSNRFGLFKRIAQACRQQDAQLLVAHCGGLDAAQVRALEAIGDTRVRDFVPQLAVLARADAVISHAGANTVMEAIATGTPILALPVAFDHPGAAARVEYAGVGLRASPRFASSGELSRKLRRLLDEPGFRQRMAPLADEIARAGGAPRAADIVESALGLQPAPRQMASHG, from the coding sequence ATGGCGCATTTCGCGGTCGTGGCTCCGGCGCTCTACAGCCATGTCAACACCTTGTCGGTGCTGGCGCGGGAACTCGTCGCCCGCGGCCACCGCGTCACCTTCGTCCATCGCCCCGATGCCGCCGCCTTCGTGAAGGACGCGCGAATCGGCTTCCACGCCGTCGGCCTGGATTCCCATCCGGCCGGCTCTCTGCCGGCGATGCTGGCGCGCGTGGCGAATCCCGGTTCGCCGCTGGGCCTGCGCCGCGTCATCCTCGACATGGCGGCCAGCACCACGATGCTGTGCCGCGAACTGCCGGCCGCGCTGCAGGCGCTGGGGGTCGACTACGTGCTGGCCGACCAGATGGAAGCGGCCGGCGGCCTCGTCGCCGAGAGCCTCGGCATGCCCTTCGTCTCGGTCGCCTGCGCGCTGCCGGTCAACCGCGAGCCCGGCATTCCCCTGCCCGTCATGCCCTTCGTGTATGAGGACAGCGAACGCGCTTTCAAGATCGTCGAAGGCAGCACCCGCGTCTACGACTGGATGATGGCGCCGCATGGCCGCGCCATCGCGGCCGAGGCGCAAAGGCTTGGGCTGTCCCCGCGCGACAAGCTGCACGAGTGCCTGTCGCCGCTGGTCCAGGTCGGGCAGATCGTGCCCGGCTTCGATTTTCCGCGCCGCCAACTGGAACCGCATTTCCATCACGTCGGCCCATTGCATGCCGGCGCCGCGGCGCCAGCGCACACAGCGCAGGAGCTGGCGGCGCTGCTGCCGCCGGCCGGCGACGGGCGGCCGTTCGTGTATGCCTCGCTCGGCACGCTGGTCAGCAACCGTTTCGGCCTGTTCAAGCGCATTGCCCAGGCCTGCCGGCAGCAGGATGCCCAACTGCTGGTCGCCCACTGCGGCGGGCTCGATGCAGCGCAGGTGCGCGCACTGGAAGCGATCGGCGACACCCGCGTGCGCGACTTCGTGCCGCAGCTGGCGGTGCTGGCGCGGGCCGACGCCGTCATCTCGCACGCCGGCGCCAACACCGTGATGGAAGCCATCGCCACCGGCACGCCGATCCTGGCGCTGCCGGTCGCCTTCGACCATCCGGGCGCCGCCGCCCGCGTCGAATACGCCGGCGTCGGCCTGCGCGCCTCGCCGCGCTTCGCCAGCTCCGGCGAGCTGTCGCGCAAGCTGCGCCGCCTGCTGGACGAGCCGGGCTTCAGGCAGCGCATGGCGCCCTTGGCCGACGAGATTGCCCGGGCCGGCGGCGCCCCGCGCGCGGCCGACATCGTCGAATCCGCGCTGGGCCTGCAGCCGGCGCCCCGGCAGATGGCCAGCCATGGCTAA
- a CDS encoding phytoene desaturase, producing MNQMRIDPRPEPKRAVVIGAGFGGLALAIRLQAAGMQTTLLEKRDKPGGRAYVYEDQGFTFDAGPTVITDPSAIEELFALCGKKMGDYVEMLPVAPFYRLCWEDGSHFDYANDQEALDRQIHARNPADVAGYQRFLAYSKAVFDEGYLKLGAVPFLSFRDMIQAGPQLARLEAWKSVYGMVSRFVKDEQLRQAFSFHSLLVGGNPFATSSIYTLIHALERRWGVWFPRGGTGALVKGLVRLFEDMGGKLELNASVARIETAGNLASGVRLEDGRWFMADAVASNADVVHTYADLLKNHGRGSSHGEALKKKRFSNSLFVLYFGLDKHHEQLQHHTVCFGARYQGLIKEIFNGPKLADDFSLYLHAPCVTDPSLAPPGCGSHYVLAPVPHLGNAPVDWETEGPRYRDRIFDYLEQRYMPGLRSQLVTSRIFTPHDFRDELNAHLGSAFSLEPILTQSAWFRPHNRDAELPNLYLVGAGTHPGAGVPGVIGSAKATAGLMLEGVHA from the coding sequence ATGAACCAGATGAGAATAGATCCGAGACCCGAACCGAAGCGCGCTGTCGTCATCGGCGCCGGATTCGGCGGCCTGGCGCTGGCCATCCGGCTGCAGGCCGCCGGCATGCAGACGACCCTGCTCGAAAAACGCGACAAGCCGGGCGGGCGCGCCTATGTCTACGAAGACCAGGGCTTCACCTTCGACGCCGGCCCCACCGTCATCACCGATCCGTCGGCGATCGAGGAATTGTTCGCCCTGTGCGGCAAGAAGATGGGCGACTACGTCGAGATGTTGCCGGTCGCGCCCTTCTACCGCCTGTGCTGGGAAGACGGCAGCCATTTCGATTACGCCAACGACCAGGAAGCGCTGGACCGCCAGATCCATGCGCGCAATCCGGCCGACGTTGCCGGCTACCAGCGCTTCCTGGCCTACTCGAAAGCCGTGTTCGACGAGGGTTACCTCAAGCTTGGCGCCGTGCCTTTCCTGTCCTTCCGCGACATGATCCAGGCCGGCCCGCAATTGGCGCGGCTCGAAGCGTGGAAAAGCGTGTACGGCATGGTGTCGCGCTTCGTGAAAGACGAGCAGCTGCGCCAGGCCTTCTCCTTCCACTCGCTGCTGGTGGGCGGTAACCCGTTCGCCACCTCGTCGATCTACACGCTGATCCACGCGCTAGAACGGCGCTGGGGCGTGTGGTTTCCGCGCGGCGGCACCGGCGCTTTGGTAAAAGGCCTGGTGCGCCTGTTCGAGGACATGGGCGGCAAGCTGGAACTGAACGCATCGGTGGCGCGCATCGAGACCGCCGGCAACCTCGCCAGCGGCGTGCGCCTGGAAGACGGCCGCTGGTTCATGGCCGATGCGGTAGCCTCCAATGCCGACGTGGTGCACACCTATGCCGACCTGCTGAAGAACCATGGCCGCGGCAGCAGCCACGGCGAGGCGCTCAAGAAGAAACGCTTCAGCAATTCGCTGTTCGTGCTGTACTTTGGCCTGGACAAGCACCACGAGCAGCTGCAGCACCACACGGTCTGCTTCGGCGCGCGCTACCAGGGCCTGATCAAGGAAATCTTCAACGGCCCCAAACTGGCCGACGACTTCTCGCTCTACCTGCACGCGCCGTGCGTCACCGATCCGTCGCTGGCCCCGCCCGGCTGCGGCAGCCATTACGTGCTGGCCCCGGTGCCGCACCTGGGCAATGCGCCGGTCGACTGGGAGACCGAAGGCCCGCGCTACCGCGACCGCATCTTCGACTACCTGGAGCAGCGCTATATGCCGGGACTGCGCAGCCAGTTGGTCACCAGCCGCATCTTCACGCCGCACGACTTCCGCGACGAGCTCAATGCCCACCTGGGCTCGGCCTTTTCGCTCGAGCCGATCCTGACGCAGAGCGCCTGGTTCCGTCCGCACAACCGCGACGCCGAGCTGCCCAACCTGTACCTGGTCGGCGCCGGCACCCATCCCGGCGCCGGCGTGCCGGGCGTGATCGGCTCGGCCAAGGCCACCGCCGGCCTGATGCTGGAAGGAGTCCACGCATGA
- a CDS encoding polyprenyl synthetase family protein, with amino-acid sequence MKTASPRYDGLRLEQFDGIQADEIAQLRLAIDQRIDQLLSGGGPSDQLTKAMRASALSAGKRMRPLLLMLVARDLGCTSKALVDVACAVELVHAASLILDDLPCMDDASLRRGKPAIHVQFGEDVAILASVALLSRAFGVLSQAHDIQPATRARLVATLAQTVGEQGLVRGQFEDLHGGARSPEAIATTNELKTGLLLGVAVDMAAIICHADDKVARQLRAFALAAGQAFQIKDDFLDGQDSAVTGKDTGKDAGKATLINTLGRDEARRRLAACLLEADRCLSAAIGAKGRTRQFVAQLFGREAKAQRFAPELATARDARPSAQLAELRLN; translated from the coding sequence ATGAAGACAGCATCACCGCGCTACGACGGGCTCCGCCTGGAACAATTCGATGGCATCCAGGCCGACGAGATCGCGCAGTTGCGGCTCGCCATCGATCAGCGCATCGACCAGTTGCTGAGCGGGGGCGGCCCGTCCGACCAGCTGACCAAGGCCATGCGCGCCTCCGCGCTCAGCGCCGGCAAGCGCATGCGTCCCCTGCTGCTGATGCTGGTTGCGCGCGATCTCGGTTGCACCTCGAAGGCGCTGGTGGACGTCGCCTGCGCCGTCGAGCTGGTGCATGCGGCCTCGCTCATCCTGGACGACCTGCCGTGCATGGACGATGCCAGCCTGCGACGCGGCAAGCCGGCCATCCACGTCCAGTTCGGCGAAGACGTCGCCATCCTGGCCTCGGTCGCCCTGCTCAGCCGCGCCTTCGGCGTGCTGTCCCAAGCCCACGATATTCAGCCGGCAACCCGCGCGCGCCTGGTCGCCACCCTGGCGCAGACCGTGGGCGAGCAGGGCCTGGTGCGCGGCCAGTTCGAAGACCTGCACGGCGGCGCGCGCTCGCCCGAGGCGATCGCCACCACCAATGAACTCAAGACCGGCCTGCTGCTGGGCGTCGCGGTCGATATGGCCGCCATCATCTGCCATGCCGACGACAAGGTCGCGCGGCAGTTGCGCGCCTTCGCGCTGGCGGCCGGCCAGGCCTTCCAGATCAAGGACGATTTCCTGGACGGCCAGGACAGCGCCGTGACCGGCAAGGACACCGGCAAGGACGCCGGCAAGGCCACGCTGATCAATACCCTCGGCCGCGACGAAGCCAGGCGTCGCCTGGCCGCCTGCCTGCTCGAGGCAGACCGCTGCCTGAGCGCCGCCATCGGCGCCAAGGGACGCACGCGCCAGTTCGTCGCCCAACTGTTCGGCAGGGAAGCCAAGGCCCAGCGCTTCGCGCCCGAGCTGGCCACGGCGCGCGACGCGCGTCCGAGCGCGCAGCTGGCCGAGTTGCGTCTCAACTGA
- the crtB gene encoding 15-cis-phytoene synthase CrtB: MTTQVDMNLMRHATQTIEVGSKSFAAAARLFPPATRRSVLMLYAWCRHCDDVVDGQELGFAAAPSEHGATFELDRLYDNTRRAYSGEPMRDPAFAAFQEVALGHAIAPRYAFDHLAGFAMDVEEARYDTIDDTMRYCYHVAGVVGLMMASIMGARDELVLDRACDLGLAFQLTNIARDIIDDARIGRCYVPSEWLLEAGIPPDHVALPRHRAALATVAARLVDHAEPYYESATLGIAALPLRSAWAIATARNVYRQIGIEVKRRGARAWDERVGTSKAAKLRLLALGGAQALASRASPGRAATARRSGLWLRPGRAGGAPGHAAPAIDA, encoded by the coding sequence ATGACTACCCAGGTCGACATGAACCTGATGCGGCACGCGACCCAGACCATCGAGGTCGGGTCGAAGAGCTTCGCGGCAGCGGCCAGGCTGTTCCCGCCCGCTACCCGGCGCAGCGTGCTGATGCTGTACGCCTGGTGCCGCCATTGCGACGACGTGGTCGACGGCCAGGAGCTCGGCTTCGCCGCCGCGCCGAGCGAGCATGGGGCCACCTTCGAGCTCGATCGCCTGTACGACAATACCCGGCGCGCCTATTCCGGCGAGCCGATGCGCGACCCGGCCTTCGCCGCCTTCCAGGAAGTAGCGCTGGGCCATGCGATCGCGCCGCGCTATGCCTTCGACCACCTCGCCGGCTTCGCGATGGACGTCGAGGAGGCGCGCTACGACACCATCGACGACACCATGCGCTACTGCTACCACGTGGCCGGCGTGGTCGGCCTGATGATGGCCTCGATCATGGGCGCGCGCGACGAACTGGTGCTGGACCGCGCCTGCGACCTGGGACTGGCCTTCCAGCTGACGAATATCGCGCGCGACATCATCGACGACGCCAGGATCGGCCGCTGCTACGTGCCGTCCGAATGGTTGCTGGAAGCCGGCATCCCGCCCGACCACGTGGCCCTGCCGCGCCACCGCGCGGCGCTGGCCACGGTGGCGGCGCGCCTGGTCGACCATGCCGAGCCGTATTATGAATCGGCCACGCTGGGCATCGCGGCGCTGCCCCTGCGCTCGGCTTGGGCGATTGCCACCGCACGCAATGTGTACCGCCAGATCGGGATCGAAGTGAAACGGCGCGGCGCGCGCGCCTGGGACGAACGGGTGGGCACCTCGAAGGCCGCCAAGCTGCGCCTGCTGGCCCTGGGCGGCGCCCAGGCCCTGGCTTCGCGCGCTAGCCCTGGTCGGGCAGCGACGGCGCGGCGGAGCGGTCTGTGGCTGCGTCCTGGCCGCGCGGGCGGCGCACCTGGCCATGCCGCTCCTGCAATTGACGCTTGA
- the crtY gene encoding lycopene beta-cyclase CrtY, which translates to MANYDVILAGGGLANSLIAWRLLTERPALRILVLEQGKRLGGNHTWSFHESDLGAAQQRWIAPLVTHRWPRYDVQFPDLARTLEGGYASIASTDLARVIEPALGSALRTGVWIDEVTPTSVRLADGETLHARAVINGRGMGGNRHLALGYQTFLGQELRLQSAHGLTAPIIMDASVAQQGGYRFVYLLPFGPDRLLVEDTHYVDGAGWEPERLRANIAAYVAARGWQVRDVLREEQGSLPIVLAGDFDRFWDALQGQPSVGLRAGLFHPTTGYSLPHAVRLAERVAALDDLSAPSLFDAIRDEARQSWQGQRFFRMLNRMLFLAGSPDHRWRVMQRFYRLPAPLIARFYAGRLNLGDKARLLTGKPPVPVLEAFDAVRKTHPHQIRIAE; encoded by the coding sequence ATGGCTAATTACGATGTCATCCTGGCCGGCGGTGGCCTGGCCAACAGCCTGATCGCATGGCGCCTGCTCACTGAGCGCCCGGCGCTGCGCATCCTGGTGCTCGAACAGGGCAAGCGCCTGGGCGGCAACCATACCTGGTCGTTCCACGAGTCCGACCTCGGTGCCGCGCAACAGCGGTGGATCGCGCCATTGGTCACGCATCGCTGGCCGCGCTATGACGTGCAATTTCCCGACCTCGCCCGCACCCTGGAAGGCGGTTATGCCAGCATCGCCTCGACCGACCTGGCGCGCGTGATCGAACCCGCCCTCGGCTCCGCGCTGCGCACCGGGGTCTGGATCGACGAGGTGACGCCCACCAGCGTGCGACTGGCCGATGGCGAAACCCTGCACGCACGCGCCGTCATCAATGGCCGCGGCATGGGTGGCAACCGTCACCTCGCGCTCGGCTACCAGACCTTCCTGGGCCAGGAGCTGCGGCTCCAGTCCGCCCATGGCTTGACGGCGCCAATCATCATGGATGCCAGCGTGGCCCAGCAAGGCGGCTACCGCTTCGTCTACCTGCTGCCGTTCGGGCCCGACCGCCTGCTCGTGGAAGACACCCATTACGTCGACGGCGCCGGCTGGGAACCCGAGCGGCTGCGCGCGAACATCGCCGCCTATGTCGCGGCGCGCGGCTGGCAGGTGCGCGACGTGCTGCGCGAAGAACAAGGCTCGCTGCCGATCGTGCTGGCTGGCGACTTCGACCGCTTCTGGGATGCGCTGCAGGGCCAGCCCAGCGTCGGCCTGCGCGCCGGCCTGTTCCATCCGACCACCGGTTACTCGCTGCCGCATGCGGTGCGGCTGGCCGAACGCGTCGCCGCCCTGGATGATTTGTCCGCGCCCAGCCTGTTCGACGCCATCCGCGACGAAGCACGCCAGTCCTGGCAAGGACAGCGCTTTTTCCGCATGCTCAATCGCATGCTGTTCCTGGCCGGCAGTCCGGATCACCGATGGCGCGTGATGCAGCGCTTCTATCGCCTGCCCGCGCCCCTGATCGCGCGCTTCTACGCCGGCCGCCTGAACCTGGGCGACAAGGCGCGGCTATTGACCGGCAAGCCGCCGGTGCCGGTGCTGGAGGCATTCGACGCCGTCCGCAAGACCCACCCCCATCAAATCAGGATCGCAGAATGA